The DNA region acattgttgacatctgtgaaagagaaatagaaatggtttactgtaattgatttaaaagattcCTTTTttgcataccccttgacaaagaaagtaggaaactgtttgcctttgaatgggaaaatccagaaaatggaaggaaaacccagctcacctggacacaactcccacaaggatacaagaacagtccaaccctatttggaagccagctggttaaagagctggagatttggaccgagAATGGGCAAGTTCCGAGGGagcaatacctgctgttacagtatgttgatgattcactgatagctacagaggaaaagacaacctgcataaaggtaacaattgaaattttaaatcagctgggaatgagaggatataaggtgtctgaagagaaggcacaaattgccccacaaactgtgatttacctgagatgtgaaatctcacaagggcaacgtaagctgggtactgatcatattcaagctatttgtgctattccagaaccccagaacctgcatgagctgcgagtCTTCCTCGGGATGGCTGGatggtgctgcctgtggatcatggactatggactaattgcaaaacccctgaatGAAGCCCACAAGACACAGCAATTTACCTGGgacaaaccacagaaggagaccttcctcaaactgaaggaggcattgacaacaaCTCCAGCATTAGGACTGCCTGACcaatccaaagattttcagctgtttgtgcatgaaagatcacatCTAGCAcagggagtgctgacccaaggtttgggaagctggaaaaggctggtaagctacttctccaaacaacttgaccacgtgagtgctggatggccttcatgcctgtgggcagttgcagccaccgtgatgctgacacaagaaactaggaaactcacgatgggtagacacatagatgtctatgtgccacacatggtgaccactgttttagaacaaaaggggagccattggctatctccaagcaggatgatgaaattccaggtaatcctgactgagcaggatgatgtcacactaaagacaactgacctcttgaatccagctttgttcctaggtaccacaactgaagacGGCCCATTGGAACACGATTGTGTGGAAGTGATAGAACACACCTGTTCAGCTAGAGCTGAAAGATgtcccactggaacaggcagactgggagctgtttacaggtggaagcagttttgtggagaacGGGACCAGATACCCTGGATATGCAGTAACAACAACAGGTGCAGTGGTGGAGGCAAAgccttgccagcaaacacatctgcccaacgagcagaactggctgctttaaccagggcattagagctgagtgaagggaagaaagtaaatatctggactgattcaaaatatgcttttggagtggtgcatgtacatggggcactgtggaaagaaagaggactgctgtcttctcaaggcacacacattaaacatcaagatgcagtcctgcaattaataaaagcagtacaaaagcctgagcaagtagcaatcatgcactgcaaagctcaccaatcaggaagctccaaaattcatgagggaaatCGGAAAacagactggacagcccgacaagctgctcgagaagtgcaaactgcaatggcattgatacctttaaaaactaatgtatcaCAACTCCATTTACatccagaaccaaaatattcaatagaggatgagaaattgtgatgctcactgaatgcacagaagaattcagaagggtggtaggTGACTACACAGATACAAGTAGTGGTtcccccttgataatgagagaagttctacaaattaaacataacgaatgtcattggggtgcagaggcattggtgaaattgttcaaactaaatttaatttcagtacagatgttaacaatggcaaaatcggcaatgtcaaaatgtgaaacttgcttgaagaacaatccagtggctagacAACAGGCACAATTAGGAAGAATTTGGGTAAGAGTAGAACCAGATtattggcaagtagattttgtagaattaccaagaactagaggatacaaatatctattggtaagggttaacacattttcaggatggccagaagctcttccctattgcacaaatcaagcaaaggagacagtcaagtggttacagcaagaaatcattccaagatttggggtgcctctaggaatatcatcagataagGGCCCACATTTCATAGCCACAGTAGTGGGAGAGGTGAGTAGGttgctgggaatagcttgggatctccatacaccatggagaccccaatccagtggataggtagagaggatgaatcagaccttgaagaggcaaatcagcaaaatatgccaagaagcTAAATTGCAGTGtccacaagctttaccaatagtACTGCTGAGGATtcggataaagcctagaagcgggatgtcagtcagtccttgTGAGATATTGTATGGGAAACCATAGGAATCCCCTcaacctaatccaaatgtacatgttacagggaagcaagaggtgtagaattatgttctgtctcttggaaaagaTCTAGCTCGACTTtggagcacccttgtgtggaataggccgctgactcttgagaatccagttcatgacatccccccgggagatgaagtgtacggtaaaagctggaaggaagaagcattaaaagaaaggtggaatggaccctatcaggtactgttaactaccttgacagcagtcaaaggagctggactggatccctgcatacattacaccagagtgaagaaggtttcccctgcactgtggactgtacaaactgtagggccaacagagctgcagataaagcgggtttgattgtttcaaatgtctaggttgctagtgactgtaatggtgattattttatggcctttagtgccatcagttggaatcaatgttaccttgagatgtgaaatgcaaaaggatcagctgacaactcttcattttagaatgaagagggatgtgggggtgcagccagaaacacaagtgagaaaagtctctaatactatccaggcagaaaatgtggtgattggattaattaaagattttgccaacatgcaaaacaccagcaaaataactgcctgtctgccaataccaaaggcagcaggagacccaaTAAGttggggaattataacatcaaaattacctgaaatacaaaagaataaaaatgaaaatgtgagctgtgtattgcaaatagattacgAGTACCAAAagaagacagtgtttgaaaatgccgtgaagccaaagtattcatctctatgggattgtcatgaaaatggaggaaaggatgaaccaaaactaggctggtatgggagattagggaattatggatagtgttatgaaaagatagcaaaggttattaaagaaaagattccagtgtcaAAATTGAAGTATGAAAGACAGAACAGAAAAGATTGGGTTGAAGCTTGGGATAGTGCATGGTCAGTGAgcgtgcttcagaaattccaatatATGGCAGATaccccttggtgcattaagtgggaaggctctgaaaattaAACAGATCCAGAAGTATGGAACACTGCAAGCAGTAGTAGAATGGAAgcagacaaagtgaattggtgggtatggaacaaaacttaggacttgttggagtctgagatacagagtgtgtgcccttgtttctaatacttagttctaggattcaaagaaacactgaattgcatatgacatgaaattcatgagcatgtctGTAAAAAGACCTTTACCTTTTACCCATTTaaaagaggatctttgttagccattttacccttttctatcatagtgcacatagctccttgtaccttgtaatgctgatatgaaaaaaaaaaacaactgagaccgaacaagagaaaactgcctccctctcgtcaatcttcagttcaaagggaaaaagaacctaatcCAAAAGTCCCTAACGAGACAGATAAGAAGCAGctctcagtgagagacaacagaaacaatgggatggattccactaaaagatcaaagaggcactgaaagaacactatgaattccataaaagtaaagaattaagaagggattatgcattgtgggtggggggaaggtatcgcagGTATCAGGTGTTCCGGGCAGTCTGTACctgtcaagtacctcagcctgtggggaaagagagaagggacaagcggccgggaattaggataaaaaggaggctgagcCCTTtgaaaatttgagagaccccaggggaatgccccatggcctctctctttatttgaataaagaaaaaagtactcctctgtctcctttttggacataaacctctggcgtttgtggattaattttcctgacaattgtttctaaaaataactggAATAACAGTTCCAATTTAGTTAGCAacaatcaattccatttattgcaGTAACAATCTTTGTCAATGAGTGGAATTCCTATGTCATTTATAATTTCCCCCATGCATTTttcacctcctcttccctggcctTATCTCCCCTCAGGCCCCGCTCGTCCTCGCCGAGTCCggcccgcgccggggccgcgccaGGCGCGCGCGGGGCCGAACGCAGCGCCCCCCTCAGGCCGTTGCGCCGCGGCCGTTGCGGCGACAGTCGGAGACAGATCGGTGCCATGGAGGAgctgccgctgcccgccggAATCAATGCCAGCACCTTCCCCGCCAAGCTGTGGGGCCTGGTGAACAGCCCCCGCGTCCGCTCCGTGcgctgggacagccaggcccagggcttgCTCATCGACCGCTTCCtcttcgagcgggagctgctcagcccggGCGGCGCCCACGGAGGGGGCGGccagggggcgggggcggcctCGGACTGCTTCAAAGCCACGCACTTTGGCAGTTTCGTGCGCCAGCTCAACCTTTACGGCTTCCAAAAGGTGCCGTCATGGCTTGGCTCAGCTGTGCCGGGCGATGCCGGGGCTTTGCTCCACTTTATGAACCCAAACTTCCGCCGCGATCGCCCCGAGCTCCTGCTCCACATCAAACGCCGGACCAGGGCCAACAGGCAGAGACTGGCCGCGGGGCTGGAGGTGCGTAGCCGCCAGCCCAGCCGCCTCCAGGGGCCCTCCACGGACGGGTCGctgcctgccttccccaccGGGCAGCCGCCCAGAGCCGGTGAGACGGGGTGGGAGCTGCGGGCGCGGAGGGAGGCGTGGGCTTTGTccgtgggcgctgcccggccgggcaggagcggcccctgcccgtgctgggcaaggctgctgtgccggcagggcccgggagctgtgccgggctgccgggggctgTGGGACAGTCCCGCCGTGCCTGCGCTCGCCACACGCTGGCCCGCTCGGCCGGCAGCCGGCCCGGCCCTGCACCGTGGCTGGCGCTGCTCGTTGGGCGGCCCTGGGACGCTCGGGGCGATCTCCGGGAGTGCGGGTGAGCCGAGGGCTTGGGCGTATTGGTCGAGGCCCAGGGGCTGGTCATCGACCGCTCCCtcttcgagcgggagctgctcagcctgggcgGCGACCAggggccagccccacacactttCAGAGCCACGCAGCTCTGaagttctgcagcttcctgtgcCACTTCGGCCGCTGCGGCTTCCACCAAGTGCCGGCCCGGGCTGTGGCGGCTGTGCCGGGCgatgctgggggctggctgcacTATAGAAACAGCAGATTTCACCGTGACCGCCCCGAGCTCCtgggcccgggagctgtgcctggctgcatctgggtttctggcagctgcctcctgccaaggGTTGAAGGGATAGGGGAGAGCTCAGTAGACAGGGAGCTGGTTGTTGCAAAGGGAATAAAACCCCATAGAGCCATGTGTGTAGAgttgtttatttcagtgctggaggtgaggaggaTTTCTCCTCCTAATTCATCCACCTTTGTCAATTGCTGTAGTATATTTAGTTATTATTGCTTGGTGTTACTATGTCATTATAACATATGGAACTAATATACACAGTATATTATACACTCTGGAATTAATTTACATAGTATAATCTCTTGGCTATAGATAGttctttttcactgtgcttGCGCCTCCCCAATTTGGGGGTCGTTGGGGGTCTTTGAGGAAGGCTTCCAAAGTCGTCTTTGCATCTTCTTTGCAGCTATGGTGTTCCTTGGTCTGTCTGGTCCTAACTGGTCTAATTTCTTTATCTTGTGGCTAATTGGCTTGACGTTtgctaatttttcattagtacTATAATTCCCTATCTCTGAAACTGACCACCTggtgagattttaatttttttttcccgtcTCTCCAGTACTGAGCAACCAGTTAACCATATACTAGGCACTACAATGCATAGAAAGACGTCTATATCAGGTTAAATAGATAAATTGAATAAATGAAGTTATGATTCTGGTTCTATTGATATCTGGTGATACAGATCTATCAGGTTCTATTGATATCTTATAACTCAAGCTGAGGAAGCAGCTTGTAAGTTTGACTGAAGTTCTATAGGCATCAAACCCCCCGAGACAtgtggtgatatttttctttctcaccctgttttgggaggaggtgagcttttgtcttccctgacaaaagcacagttgctgccaagggaaacacacctgaggacCAGGAgtgacccagccttccctttacttcctttcttcttccctccctgctgcacagctcccttgcGCCAGAAGCGCGATGCTGCCTCACCTGAGgattcagagctgcctccaggccCTTCCAAGAGAAGTGCAGGTGCTCAGGAGAGTGaggcttccccagcagctgccaagaaaGTCTGTGCCACCTCTGGACTTGTTGGGGCTTCACCAGTGGAACCATCAAGAGAGCTCATCCAGAGATTTAATCTCCGCAAGCTCACGGTTCCACTGGTTCGCCTGGACCTGAAACGCCATCCTGAGCTCATGGTTCACCTCACTCCAATCCACCCTGAAGCTGCTTGCAGGCCCCTTGgacacagcaacagctgctcatcttctcagcagcacagcccagcctgcgaCCCATCAGGTAGGGAAAGAGTTTCTACCCTTCCTTTTCCAATAGGTCCTGGCAACTGAGCCTTTCAAGTGTTTTCCCTGAGTCCTCTGTCATGGCTAGATCTCAAGTGAGAATCACGTAGAAAACAGTGTTAAGTGTACTAGGAAGTGGGACTGTGAATGCCAAAGtattctctgctcttcctgtccttcctgcagaTGTGGAGGTTGTTCTGGGCATTTTCCAGACAGCCTGTCTGCTGAGGTGCAAGGGCTGGGTGAAAAATATTGCCCAGCAGACAAGTGGTCAGTGTTAGGTGAACTCCCCTGTTTCTTGGAATGAAGTCCAACTAGGACGGTGATAGGATATTGCAGATGTTTCAGACTGACTGGCCTGCAAATCGGGCCGTGCCATTGAAATGAACTCTGTGTGCCtcagaagagctgcagctgcagaacatgGCCTCACCTACAAGGTTGCTTTTAGAATAAACTCACAGTTGAATTTCTCAGTGTGTGCCTGAAGATCCGGGCTCTGCTTGGGTGAATGCACGTTCTGTGGCCTTCTGTGCTGAGAAATTCAAGCAGCCAAATCTaaaagctgctggggagatagggaaggctgtgattctaaagtttttgtgtgcctttggagcagaagggagaagagctggcagctgaGTTCCTGGCAGTTGCCTCCTGCCAAGGAATGGCAGCAGGACACTTTTCCCAGACAGATGAATAAGTACGGGAGAGCTCAGTAGACAAGGAATTGGTTGTTGCAAAGGTTCAGAacatgagaagggaattttctccttctccccctaCTTGGGAGGATGGGAGCTTCTGTCTTCCTTGGGAGAAGTAcagttgctgccaagggaaacacacctgaggaccagtagtgacccagccttccctttgcttcctttcttcttccctccctgctgcacagctccttcatGCCAGAAGCGCAGTGCTGCCTCCCCTGAGGATTCAGAGCTACCTGCAGGCCCTTCCAGGACAAGTCCAGATCCTCAAGGGCGTGAAGCTTCCCCAGCACGTGCCAAGAAAGTGTTTGCTCCATCTGCACTTGGGGTTTCATCAGACAAGGCAGGCACACACAAATTTCaattccagccacagctcatcACTCCACCATTTCCTGCGCACCATCAAAGCACTTCTGTGGCCTctccaaagagcagcagctgcacttctccagagcagcacttgCCAGCCAACATCCCATCAGGTACGGAATGTATTTCTCCCCTGGCTTTTCAGAAAGATCACAAAAAGTGACTGAAGTATTTTGCCATGGTGCTCTGTCATGTGTACATTTGATTGTCAGAATCAGGTGTCAAGGGTACTAGGAAGCAGGATCATGAATATCAAAAGAAtctctgtctgcttttcccgtccttgctgcagatttggaggatgttctggccattttccaggcagcctctgtGTAGAGGTCAAAGGGCGAGGCAAAGAACATTTCTCCACAACTGGTCGGTGTCAGGTgaactcccatttttctttggaTGAAGCCAAACTAGGACTCTGATAGGATATTGCAGAGTTTACAGATTGTCTTTTGTTGAGATGAAAtacaagggatgggaccaccgtgctttgagatgatttattgcttaaGTAGCCCAATAAGATATCAGTCCCGAGGTGTGAGATTTACAGGCAACAAGTCAACCAGAGCTCGAGGAAATTACGAGTTTCTTCTCTACATGACAACGTATAACTTTTTAGTCCAGTAGACAGTTGacacaaagtttgttttcacttattaagcTCTTATCACCTTTACTTGATTTTGCCACACTGCTTCTGTCTTTTAACCAACAAGCTAACAGGTCACGTATTCACACACACTTCTGTTATAGTTCCTAGATCTCTAACTTTATAAATCACACTATTACACTTGATACCTCCAACTATTTTACttcatataatttcttacttactctaGGCATATTCTTATTTGCAACTGTAAGAACATAGGTTTATTATTACTCTACTAATGTCTGTGTACTTTCACCACTCCATCAATCCAGGCTTTTTCTAAGGCTgcagattttccatttccaacagTCTCTCCCACAAATAATGCTCTGAAATTTCAGTGCACGCTGGGAGTCCCCAGAACAGTTGCAGCTGCAGACCATGGCCTCACCTCCATGGTTGCTCTTTGGAATAAACTCTCAGTTTAAGTTTAGCATGTGTGTCTGCACCTCTGGCCTCTTCCTGGGTGAATGCACTTTCTGTGGTCTCTTGTGATGAGAAACTCAAGGAGCCAAAtcccaaagctgctgggaagatgcAAAAGGCTGTGATTAAAGGTGATTATGTCTGTGTGCATGTCTAGATCAGTTTCACAAGCCATACTTTAATCTATGTACACGTCGATTAGGATAATACTTTTGAAGGGGAAGAGCTCACTCTTCCAATTCCCTGggaagtttttaatatttttgtggaGTTGAGGTTGCTGTGCGCTTCCTGTGATGTTTGATCCAAGGCAGCAATAAAGCTCTGTGTCCCAAAGCCTCATTTTGGAGCCTCACCGATGTTTTTGGATTCTTGCAGCCGCCCCGGGCACTTCAGtccccagtgctccagctggcagtgctggttatGCAGCATGGAGAGCCCCAAGCTGGGTATGGAGTactcctggggaagaggaattgCCACCGCTGGATCTGGACCTTGTTCTGGAGACACTGGAGGAGATGCTTTCACCACCTCTGCCTGAAAGGTCTCCTTCTGCTCAGGTAACTCCATTGGACAGGGATGAGAGGGGCTGGACTGAGAGCTTCTGAATGTTGTTGCATGGCTGAGAAGAAAAGGCTTCTTGAATTCAGCTGGGAATGGACACAGAAGGATTTGCTTGGTCAAGCAAGATTTGCTAAGGAAGAGGGAATGAAAAGGGGGGATAACCCTTAAGTGAGGATGAGAGGTGTTTGCCAGGTTTAAATGCTCCTTTTTCTGGGAAGAATCCCTGGTGCAGGGGCATTTGTGGGGAGGAAGTGGAAGCTTGGTGGGTTCTAACAGACTTTGTTtgatgggaaagaagagaagagcGTTTGGAGAATTGCCACTGAAGGCAGAGTGGGACGGGCATGCgatggtgccagcagcagatgtggGCTCTGCCTGTCTTGGGCTGGAAGGCCAAGGCAAAgcaagggctgggctgcagctgctcctgcagctgctgctgctgctgtgtgagccctgctgtgcgtgtaggcattcccagagctgtgtgtgggcatgggctggagctgcagctgtcttGCCCTCTCAGGAACCTGGTGCCTGCGGTccagtttccagctgggaaatcctCAGCTGGGCAAACTGGGCAGTCTTGCTCTCCATGTTGCAGAGCTCAGTCACCTTGTGGAAAGAAGAGATGTGTGTTGCCTGACAgtccctgcaaagctgcagcaTGCAAGAGACTGTTGTGCTTAGGGCTGTGGTGGGAAgggcacatccctgtgccaggagctagCAGGACTCCATCCTTAGCGCCCACTCCATGGCTTGGGTGTCATCCCCACGCTCAACAGCCTTGTCAGCCTTGACAGCTCTTGGAGCGTGTTGGAGAAGTCAGTGTTTTGGACTGTTGAAGGCCTCTGGGGCCCAGAGCTCCTTGTTAGGAAGAAGGGATGAAGTGTGTGAGCCGTGGAGTCTTCAGGGGGCAGATGTCTTGGTTTTGAGGCCCCATGACTTGTGTGATTGGTGAGAAGGACAAGGTTGGTGCTGGACATGAAATGGTTAAGGACTCCTTGaagcccaggggctcctcctGTGTTGAAGAGCAGTTCAATCAGGGCCCATTAGTCCTTGTGTTTGACAGATTCCCTCTTGGACTTTggaatcccttttttctttagtcttGTCTCTTCCCAGACTGGCCTGGAGTGTTCTGTTTCTGCATTGCCACAGGCCTTTTTGCATCTTCTTCTACAACTTTGCCaaagaatttctcttctttcatttaatatgCAGACCCATTGCATGGGTAGATTTCTTCTTGAGGAAGGGCAgactggaggtggggagggggattttttggaactGCCCATATCTTATTACCAAGCGCGATGAGCCTTTGTCTTCTGCAAACTCCCGCGTATATACcagttttcaaaagcaatttgtTGGTGCACAGAAGGAAATATGGCAGGCTCTGATTGTATCCCTGAAGAATCTATTGGTTGatctttgtgtttccttctttgtgtttttcttttcaggtcaaTCCTAGTGTTGCCCGTGGCTCTTCAGGGGGGGAGGCTGTGAacaaagctgcagcagagggagcttTGCCTGCTTGCGGGAGCTGTGTGAACGTTTGCCAGGAGCCCGAGGAGCTTGGTAAGGAGTGAGCCCAGCCTGCTTTAGAGAGATGGgagacagctgctctgagcctgcctCTGACAGGAAGGGAGATGAGAAGAGTTGAGTTCTTGTCTCAAGCAGGGTTGGTGCTTCCTGGTGCCTTCAGTTCCAATCCTGCACTGGCACAAGCTCCCCGAGCCCTGCCCCTCcatgcttttccagaggctctgaCACCGAGTCCTCTGCTGTGGCAAGAGAGCCGGGAATAAAGCTGAGCTGGTGGCAGTTGTGTCACCAAGCTGCGTGTCCCAATTGGttcacagctcacagcagccttcagcttcagccactgcagtgAGGACTGACGTCTCTGCGTCAGCCCAGAGAAAGAACAAGGCTGGGCTTCTttgtgggagctgggactgtcTGTGTTTCAAGCTCTCCTGGGTGCCATTTGCACTGGGAGTGTTGTGAATTGATTGGCGTACTTCAAAACTTCACAAGAAAGTTGTGGAAAACTTGGAAGGATCCCTGTTCCCTTTAAAGAGCAGGCTTCAAATTCTCCAGTGAGAGTGTGCCTTTCAGGCCATCTTTTACAGCCTTTGCTAGCAGGACAGTTTACTTGCAAAGGGAAAGCTACACGGAGGCCAGCATTGACTGAGAGttgcctttccttcccagatATCCATGTGATCTACCTTGCCCGAAGGGCTGCCCTGCGTGGGAAGAAGGATCAGAGGGAGAGCCAGTGACCATCAGGCAGGTGGCATCTCTCTGTTTATACATATAGTTAGAGATtttttatcttgatttatttatttatttaatcttgatttatttatatagttACAAGTATAGATTGATAGAGTTGTATAGTTGTATTGATAGGTGTATCTATTTATATATCTGTATAGTTTGTATAGATAGTTATGGATGCGATAGGATTTAATTTCTATGTATACAGTTCCCTTTATAGATTTTCTAATTTGCATTTCTATATGTAGAGAGTAACATTTAGATGCACACACAGTTCCATTTCTAAATGTGCATAGTTCTTTAGTTAGAGCTATATAGATATTTAGGTCCATAGATTGAGCAGTGTAGGCCTAGGCTGCATTTTTGCCTCTTTCCCCCTTGGctgcctttttcatctcttgtttttcccgctgtgccccttgtgtccccctgtgctgggtccgagctggggccgggccaggcggagcagcagttgcagccctggctgtccctggagcggtgggagctgccggtggccccaggcactgtcctgtgaggagctgctgaaggacggtGAGACT from Poecile atricapillus isolate bPoeAtr1 unplaced genomic scaffold, bPoeAtr1.hap1 scaffold_369, whole genome shotgun sequence includes:
- the LOC131574515 gene encoding heat shock transcription factor, X-linked member 4-like, producing the protein MEADKVNWPRSSSPSPARAGAAPGARGAERSAPLRPLRRGRCGDSRRQIGAMEELPLPAGINASTFPAKLWGLVNSPRVRSVRWDSQAQGLLIDRFLFERELLSPGGAHGGGGQGAGAASDCFKATHFGSFVRQLNLYGFQKVPSWLGSAVPGDAGALLHFMNPNFRRDRPELLLHIKRRTRANRQRLAAGLEVRSRQPSRLQGPSTDGSLPAFPTGQPPRAAPLRQKRDAASPEDSELPPGPSKRSAGAQESEASPAAAKKVCATSGLVGASPVEPSRELIQRFNLRKLTVPLVRLDLKRHPELMVHLTPIHPEAACRPLGHSNSCSSSQQHSPACDPSDLK